The sequence CTGCGACGGTCCTGATGCGCGAGATCGTGGCGCAGGGCTATCAGGGCGGCGCCAGCCAGTTGCGCGCGTTCATGCACACGCTCAAGCCGGCGCAGCCACAAGAGCCGGTGGTGCGCTTCGAGACGGCGCCGGGCCACCAGATGCAGGTCGACTGGGTGGAGTTTCGTAAGGGTGCACAACCGCTGTACGCGTTCTGCGCCACGCTCGGCTACAGCCGCATGAGCTACGTCGAGTTTGTCGCCGACATGAAGGTGAGCACGCTGATCGGCTGCCACGAGCGCAGCTTCGCCGCGTTCGGAGGCGTGGTGCGCCAGGTGCTGTACGACAACATGAAGACGGTCGTGCTCGAACGCGATGTCCAGGGCGAAGGCGCACACCGCTTTCACGCCGGCTTTCTCGACTACGCCCGTCACGCCGGGTTCGTGATCAAGCTGTGCCGCCCCTACCGGGCGCGCACCAAGGGTAAGGTCGAGCGCTTCAACGGCTATCTGCGCCGCTCGTTCTATGTGCCTTTGGTTGCACAGTTCAAGCAGGCCGGCCTGGTGCTCGACGCCGCCACGGCCACGGTGCAGGTGCGCCGCTGGCTCGACGAGGTCGCCAACGTGCGCGTGCATGGCACCACTGGCGAGCCCCCGCTGACCCGGCTGGCCGCTGAACGGGCCGCGCTGCAGCCCTTGGCGCCGCCGTGGCGCGGCGACATCGAGGGCGCCCGGCCGCAGGCTGCAGCAGCGCAACAGGAGGCGCCCACGCGCCCGCCCGGCGTGCGTGCGCACCTCGAAACGGCACAACCCGCCCAGCATCCGCTGGCCATCTATGACCAGTTGCTACAGACGCTGCAGCGTTCGCAGGAGATCGGCGCATGAACCTGCAATACGAACGGATCCAGACGCTGTGTCAGACCTTGAGCCTGCCGCTGACCGCCCAGGGCTATGCCGCAGCGGCGCAGCAGGCAGCCACCGACCAACTGGGCTACAGCGACTTCCTCGAACAATTGCTCCGCGCCGAGGCGGCCGGACGGCACAGCCGTAAGCAGAGCATGCTCACCCGCCTGGCCGGCTTCCCCGCGATCAAGACGCTGGAGGACTTCGATTATGGCTTTGCCAGCGGCCTCAAGCGCAGCCAGCTTGAAGAGTTGGCCAGCCTCGCCTTCGTCGAGCGTGCCGAAAACGTCGTACTGGTGGGCCCCAGCGGCGTGGGCAAGACCCATCTGGCCATCGCGCTGGGCTACCGCGCCACGCAGGCGGGCATCAAGACGCGCTTCACCACCGCCGCCGATCTGCTGCTGACGCTGGTGCTGGCGCACGAGCGCAACCAGCTCAAGAGCATGATGCAGCGCTCGATCAACGCCTACCGGCTGCTGATCGTCGATGAGATCGGCTACCTGCCGATGACGCGCGAGCAGGCCAACCTATTCTTCCAGGTGATTGCGGCGCGCTACGAGCGCGGCAGCCTGATCGTGACCAGCAACCTGTCGTTCGGGCAGTGGGACAGCACCTTCGCCCAGGACGCCACGCTCACGGCGGCGCTGCTTGATCGGCTGCTGCATCACGCGCACATCGTGCCGATCAGCGGCGAGAGCTACCGGCTCAAGCACCAGCGCAAGGCCGGGATGGTACAGCCGCTCGCCGCTGCCGGCTGAGGGCCGCGCGACGCTGCCCCCCTGCGCTCGGGCCTTCGGCCCTCCCTTCGGGGCGCAGCGTCGCACATGTCAATGAGATAGGGGTGTATCAGTTTTAAATCGGCAACCGCCGGAAAAGCGTGTCAGTTTTAAATCGGCATTGACAATAGCCGTCGCGCTGCGCATCGAAGACGAATTGATCCTTCTGGAACAGGGCACCGTCCCCCTGGTTGTTGATCGCGCGATTCGGAGGTACGAAGGCCGCAATGCCCGAGCGCTCGCACGCGTCGAGTTGTGCGCCATTGGAGTAGCCGGCATCGGCCACAACCGTCAGCTCAGCTTGCCCGAGTACCGTCTGGGCAGCCTTGGCCATTGGCTCGAGTTGGCGGTTATCGCTCGCCTCGTCCGTCACCTCGTGATGAATGATCAGCCCGTGCTCGCCATCGACCGCGCTTTGCACGTTCCAGGCCACACGCGAGGGGCCCTGCGCCGTCTTCATCAGGCGCGCTTCCGGTTCGCCCTGCACGTGGTGGGCCACATCCATCTCTTCCATCAGCGCGTGCGCACTGATCACGTTGTCGCGCTGGTGCTTGAGGCGCGCGATCGTTGTGCTCAACTGCGCTTGATCGGGGACAGCTTCATCGCCTTCCGAACGATCCGCCGCATCCAGTTCGACCAGATACTGCGCGATGCGCGCATCAATCCGTTCGCGCTCCCGCGCCAGCTTCGCCTTGCTGATCACCTTGCGCTTGCTGGCCACCGCACCGAATTTTGAGCCGTCGATGGCTACCAGCTGGCCAGTGACCAGTGATTGCTCGCGGCAGAACCCCACAAACGCGCGACAGGCCAGCACCAGGGCCTGGCCATTCTCGCGACGGAAGTTGGCGATGGTCTTGAAGTCGGGGCGCAACTGGCGCAGCAGCCACAGCAACTCGATATTGCGCTGGGCTTCGCGCTCGAGCTTGCGCGAGGAGCGCACCTGATTGAGGTAGCCATACAGGTACAGCTTGAGCAGATCGGCCGGATCATAGGGCGGGCGCCCGGTGTGCTTGGGCTGAGCCCGGGCAAAGCCCAGCCGCCCGACCTCAACGCGATCGACCCATAGGTCGATGACGCGCACCAGATGATCGTCTCCGATCAACTCATCGAGCGACACAGGAAACAAGCTGCCCTGCGTTCGTGATTCGCCTTGAACGAAACCCATAAAAGCAATGCCCGCCATCTTTCGATGACGGGCATTGTGTCAACTTCCAACCCCCGCGTCAGGGGTTTTTACACAGTCTGCGAAGCGGGGCTTTTTCTTGCCGGATCGAACCGATTACATGCGTTCGAAGACAGCCGCGATACCCTGGCCGCCACCGATACACATGGTCACCAGCGCATAACGGCCACCGGTGCGATGCAGTTCGTAGATCGCCTTGGTGGCGATGAAGGCACCCGAGCAGCCCACCGGGTGACCCAGTGCAATGGCACCACCGTTGGGGTTGGTCTTGGCCATGTCGAGCTCGAGGCCTTTGGCCACGGCGATGGCCTGGGCTGCGAAGGCTTCGTTGGACTCGATCACGTCCATCTGGTCGATGGTCAGGCCAGCGCGCTGCAGCGCGATCTTGGACGACGGGATCGGGCCTTCGCCCATGATGTGGTTGGGCACACCGGCGAGCGCGTAGGACACCAGGCGCGCCATCGGCTTGTGACCGGCCTTGGCCGCGGCATTGGCTTCGGCCAGCACCATGAAGGCGGCGCCGTCGTTGATGCCCGACGCGTTGCCGGCCGTCACCGTACCGTCCTTCTTGAAGGCCGGGCGCATGGCAGCGAGCTTTTCCATGGTCGTGGCACGCGGATGCTCGTCGGTGTCGAACACCGTCTCGCCTTTACGGCTCTTCAGCGTGATCGGCACGATCTGCGACTTGAAGCGGCCTTCGGCGATGGCCTTGGCTGCGCGGTTCTGCGACTCCAGTGCCAGCGCGTCCTGCTCTTCGCGGCTGATGCCCCACTTCTCGGCCAGGTTCTCGGCCGTGATACCCATATGGCCGGCGCCGAACGGGTCGGTCAGTACGGCCACCATGGCGTCGACCAGCGTCGTGTCGCCCATGCGGGCACCGGTACGCATGGCCGGCGACAGGTAGGCGCCGCGCGACATCACTTCAACACCACCACCGACGCCGAAATCGCAGTCGCCCAGCATGATCGCCTGGGACGTGGTGACGATACCCTGGAGACCGGACGAGCACAGGCGGTTGACCGCCATCGCCACCGACTCCATCGGCAGACCGGCCTGGATCGAGGCCAGACGCGCGACATAGGCATAACGGGATTCGGTCGGAATGCAGTTGCCCACGGTCACATAATTGATCTGCTGGGGATCGACGCCGGCACGGCCGACGGCTTCCTTCATCACCAGCCCGGCCAGGTCTGCCGGCTCCATGCCGCTGAGCGAGCCGCCGAAACCGCCGATGGCGGAACGGACCGCGCTCAGGACAACAACTTCACGATTTGCCATGTTTACTCCCTCCAAGAAAACTCAAGGTGCTACCCACACGACCAGGCTGACCAAGGCCAGCATGAGCAGGCACATGAGCAAGGCACGCCATAGTAATCCGATCGCACCCTGCATGGATTCAACGCGGACGTCTTCGCCGGCGCCCAGTTCAGGTCGCTCGACCAGCGTCCCGGACTGCTGGATGGGCATCCCCAACCGCAGGCCAAGCGCACCGCCCCCGCTTGCCAACACTATACCCGAACTCGGTTCGGGCCATTGCGCCGCCTGGGTACGCCAGCACAGTATCGCATCCTCGAAGTTGCCGACGATGGCAAACGAGGCGCCGGTCAGGCGCGCGGGCACCCAGTCCAGCACGCTGAACGCCCGGCGGGAAAAGCGATCGAGCACCACCTGTTCCCCCCCGCCGCCGGCGCGATGCCAGCGCCGCACCAGGAAATCGGCCAGCCGGTAGGCCACGGCACCGGCCGGACCCGGCAGCACCACGAACCAGAAGATCACCCCGAACACATTGCGATGTGCCGCAAGCAAGGCCTCTTCGACGGCCAGGCGCGCAACATCGCTGTCGCTGGATTCGGGATAGCTTTCGCCCCGCCATTGCTCGAGCAGATGGCGCGCACGGTTGAGCTCGCCCATGCCCAGGGCAAGGTGGATGTCGGTGAAGTAATGACTTTCGTGGCGGAAGCCGAGCGTCAGATACAGCACCAGCAGATTGAACGCCACCGCCAGCACCGGATGCACCGACCCCAGCACCGCATGCGCGAGCAGCGCGGCGAGTGTTGCCAGGCCGACAAAGGCACACCAGAAGAAGACCGCACTGCCGGCCCTGCCGGCAAAGGTGCGCCGTGCGCAGCCATCGGCCACCCGGTTGAGCGGTGCGTGAATCCAGCGCTCGACCGACAAGGGCCGAACCTGTTCAATCAACAGCGCCAGTACGATTGCGAGGAGTTTCATTCAGGCCGGAAAGATGGGGTCGGGACGGACGGGAATCGCTGAGGAACATACCATAAGTCGGCCCGAATCCAGAGGGTCGCACCGGGCCGAAAACAGCTAGCGCGGCTCGCCGAGGAACCGCGACAGCATCACCAGCATGCCGGCCGTCGCACCCCAGATATGATAGTGCTGCCAGGGCATGGCGTAGTACGTCCGCTCCCGGCCATCGATCAGCAGCCGCTCCTGGCGACGGTTCGCCGGATCGATCAGGAAGCCGAGCGGCACTTCGAAGATTTCGGCCACTTCGAAGGTGTCCGGCACCAGGTCGAAGGGCGGCTGCACCAGGCCGACCACCGGGGTCACGCGAAACCCCGTGCCGGTGTGATAGTCGGCCAGCGCACCGAGCAATTCCACACGCTCGGGGTGAAGGCCGATTTCCTCGTGCGTCTCGCGCAGCGCCGTCATCTCCGGGCTCAGATCGCCGGCTTCGACGCGTCCGCCGGGGAAGCTCACCTGGCCGGGGTGGTGGTGCAGATGATCGGTACGCCGGGTGAGCAACACGGTGAGGCCGTCGCTGCGCTCCACCAAGGGCACCAGCACCGCCGCCGGACGCAAGCGCGCTGGCGCGGCATCATCGCGCATCACCGCCGGCCGCGGCGCCTCGGCGAAGCGCTGGCGCAGCGCTGGCGCGGTCAGCCGATGGTCGGGAAGTGTTCCGGGTTGCATCGCAATCAGTACCGTTTACGCAAGGTCAGGCTATCGCCCGCACGTTGCATCTCCATCCGGTTGAGCACGCTCATGCCGAGCAAGGCGACCGGCAGTTCGGAGTCGTGAACCGCCGCGTCGAACCTGATGCAGGCTCACGCCGGCGAGATTGATTTCCGCCAGCTTGACGATCCAGGTGCGCACCAGGCCGTTGGCCGTTTGCGACATGCTGGGCCGGCCGTGTTTCAGGTAGTCGATGCGGGCGCGCTCGGCGTCCGAACGGCTCAGCGCCACCATGCTGGCACCGGTGTCGATCAGAAAGCGCATCGGCGCGCCGTTGATGCTGCCACTGGCCAGGAAATGCCCCCGTGAATCTGCGGTGAGGTTCACCGTGGGGGCTTCGGTGGTCGCCGCCGACTTGACCACGCGCTGCCCGAGGCGAAGGGTCTCGCGCGCGCCATCGATCTCGACCACCACCTGCTCGCCCTGCACCGACACAACCTTGACGCCGCCGCGCGTACGCTGCCCCACGCTCACTGTCGTTGGCCGGCCGCCATCGATGACCAGCACGGCCTTGCCGGGAAACAGGCCGGCTACCGCCACTTCGGTCGCCTGGGCAAGGCCGGGCGCGATGAGCACGGCACACAACAGCGTTCTGAACACCTGTCCTGACATCAACCTCTCCAAAGCCGCACATGCAACCGCCATCATAACGCCTCGCACCCGCCCGGTGCCGGCACCCGGCCGCTGCCACGACCTTCAAAATGAGACGGCCGGACACTGCAAAAGTGCCCGGCCGTCTCAAACAGGAGGTGATCTGTCAGGCGAAGACGTCGATGTTGCGTCCGACGGTTGCGTTCGGGTCCGGCGCCTTCGCCGGCTCGGGCAAGGCCGCGATCAACTGCGCGGCATTGCTGGCGGCAATATCCTGCGCCTTGCGCTGCATGAGCAGCGCCGCCTGGGTTTGTACATCACTCAGCGTCGCAGCGGAAACCGTGGCCACATCCATCAGGGCATCAATCCCGGAAGTTCTCGTACTGCAAAGGATAGTCGGTGATTTCCTTGCGCACCAGGGCGATACATTCTTGCAGGTCGTCACGCTTCTTGCCCGACACCCGGATCGATTCGCCCTGGATGGCCGCCTGCACCTTGACCTTGCCGTCCTTGATCAATTTGACGATTTTCTTCGCCAGGTCCTGCTCAACGCCGACACGGACGCGGATCTCCTGCTTGACCTTGTTGCCGCCGACCTTCTGCACCTTTTCTTCTTCCAGACAGCGCACGTCGATCTTCTTGGCGGTCAGCTCGGGCAGCAGGATCGCCTTCATCTGATCGAGCTGGAAATCGTTGTCGCCGTGCAGGGTCAACAGCTTGTCCTTGTGCTCGACGCGCGCGTCGGTGCCCTTGAAGTCGTAGCGATTGGTGATTTTCTTGTTGGCGCTGTCGATCGCGTTGTTCAGCGACACCATGTCCACCTCGGAGGTGATGTCAAAAGAGGGCATATCCGCTCCTGTCAGTCCTGATTACCGTTCAAACCCTGCGGGCAATACCAAATGGCAACGGCGGCCTGAGCCGCCGCCTGCCATGTCCTGCCACACCGCATCAACCGAAATGGCAGACGTAGTGCATCGGCGAGCCCACCACCTGGATGTCGAAACTCGACGAACCGGGCACATTGAAGCGCTGGCCGGCCTCGAAGTTGTGCCATTCGGCCTCGCCCCCCAGGCGCACACTGCACGCACCGGCGACGATCTCCATCACCTCGGGCGCGCCCGTGGTGAAGGTCAGCGTGGCCGGCATGATCACACCGACCGACTTGCGACTGCCATCGGCCAGCGTAATGCCATGGCTGACGCATTTGCCACCGAAGTAGACGTTGGCTTCCTTGGCGACCGATACGCCTTCGATCAGCGCTTTTTCTGTCATGGTTTTCTCCCTCAACCCCTCCCCGGGGTCACTCGATACCCAGAAAACGGGCAATAAATCCCTTGGCGATGAAGCCGACAAATCCCAGTCCGAGTGCCATAAACATCCACACCGTACCGTACTTGCCGGCCTTGGACTCCTTCGCCAGATTTCCAATGATGAACAGCATGTAGAGAATCAACCCGCCGAAGCAGACCTTGAGCGAAATTTCCTCGAACTCCGCAACGGTCAGCCCGAACAGGATGGCATCGCCTTCCATGCGCATCTATCCTCAGCTGCGCTTGTTGCGCGCATTCTCCGCAATCCGCAAACGCAATGCATTGAGGCGGATAAAGCCGTGGGCGTCTTTCTGGTCGTAGGCGCCCTGGTCGTCCTCGAAGGTGGCGATGGTCGGATCAAACAGCGAGTCGGTCTTCGAATCACGGCTGACCACGATCACATTGCCCTTGTAGAGCTTGACGCGCACCCAGCCGTTGACGGTTTTCTGGGTCTGGTCGATCAGCGCCTGCATGGCCAGGCGCTCGGGCGCCCACCAGTAGCCGTTGTAGATGGCGCTGGCGTAGCGCGGCATCAGGTCG comes from Denitromonas sp. and encodes:
- a CDS encoding pyrimidine/purine nucleoside phosphorylase codes for the protein MTEKALIEGVSVAKEANVYFGGKCVSHGITLADGSRKSVGVIMPATLTFTTGAPEVMEIVAGACSVRLGGEAEWHNFEAGQRFNVPGSSSFDIQVVGSPMHYVCHFG
- a CDS encoding DUF2788 domain-containing protein, with translation MEGDAILFGLTVAEFEEISLKVCFGGLILYMLFIIGNLAKESKAGKYGTVWMFMALGLGFVGFIAKGFIARFLGIE
- a CDS encoding retropepsin-like aspartic protease family protein, which produces MSGQVFRTLLCAVLIAPGLAQATEVAVAGLFPGKAVLVIDGGRPTTVSVGQRTRGGVKVVSVQGEQVVVEIDGARETLRLGQRVVKSAATTEAPTVNLTADSRGHFLASGSINGAPMRFLIDTGASMVALSRSDAERARIDYLKHGRPSMSQTANGLVRTWIVKLAEINLAGVSLHQVRRGGSRLRTAGRLARHERAQPDGDATCGR
- a CDS encoding CobD/CbiB family protein, producing MKLLAIVLALLIEQVRPLSVERWIHAPLNRVADGCARRTFAGRAGSAVFFWCAFVGLATLAALLAHAVLGSVHPVLAVAFNLLVLYLTLGFRHESHYFTDIHLALGMGELNRARHLLEQWRGESYPESSDSDVARLAVEEALLAAHRNVFGVIFWFVVLPGPAGAVAYRLADFLVRRWHRAGGGGEQVVLDRFSRRAFSVLDWVPARLTGASFAIVGNFEDAILCWRTQAAQWPEPSSGIVLASGGGALGLRLGMPIQQSGTLVERPELGAGEDVRVESMQGAIGLLWRALLMCLLMLALVSLVVWVAP
- a CDS encoding acetyl-CoA C-acyltransferase family protein, with the protein product MANREVVVLSAVRSAIGGFGGSLSGMEPADLAGLVMKEAVGRAGVDPQQINYVTVGNCIPTESRYAYVARLASIQAGLPMESVAMAVNRLCSSGLQGIVTTSQAIMLGDCDFGVGGGVEVMSRGAYLSPAMRTGARMGDTTLVDAMVAVLTDPFGAGHMGITAENLAEKWGISREEQDALALESQNRAAKAIAEGRFKSQIVPITLKSRKGETVFDTDEHPRATTMEKLAAMRPAFKKDGTVTAGNASGINDGAAFMVLAEANAAAKAGHKPMARLVSYALAGVPNHIMGEGPIPSSKIALQRAGLTIDQMDVIESNEAFAAQAIAVAKGLELDMAKTNPNGGAIALGHPVGCSGAFIATKAIYELHRTGGRYALVTMCIGGGQGIAAVFERM
- the istA gene encoding IS21 family transposase, translated to MITDEVYVEIELLRRHGLSLRRIAAEVGCAVNTVRAHLASPALPRYERKVRRVTKLAPFEAYLRERQAAAHPHWIPATVLMREIVAQGYQGGASQLRAFMHTLKPAQPQEPVVRFETAPGHQMQVDWVEFRKGAQPLYAFCATLGYSRMSYVEFVADMKVSTLIGCHERSFAAFGGVVRQVLYDNMKTVVLERDVQGEGAHRFHAGFLDYARHAGFVIKLCRPYRARTKGKVERFNGYLRRSFYVPLVAQFKQAGLVLDAATATVQVRRWLDEVANVRVHGTTGEPPLTRLAAERAALQPLAPPWRGDIEGARPQAAAAQQEAPTRPPGVRAHLETAQPAQHPLAIYDQLLQTLQRSQEIGA
- a CDS encoding YjfB family protein — translated: MDVATVSAATLSDVQTQAALLMQRKAQDIAASNAAQLIAALPEPAKAPDPNATVGRNIDVFA
- a CDS encoding IS1182 family transposase, which encodes MGFVQGESRTQGSLFPVSLDELIGDDHLVRVIDLWVDRVEVGRLGFARAQPKHTGRPPYDPADLLKLYLYGYLNQVRSSRKLEREAQRNIELLWLLRQLRPDFKTIANFRRENGQALVLACRAFVGFCREQSLVTGQLVAIDGSKFGAVASKRKVISKAKLARERERIDARIAQYLVELDAADRSEGDEAVPDQAQLSTTIARLKHQRDNVISAHALMEEMDVAHHVQGEPEARLMKTAQGPSRVAWNVQSAVDGEHGLIIHHEVTDEASDNRQLEPMAKAAQTVLGQAELTVVADAGYSNGAQLDACERSGIAAFVPPNRAINNQGDGALFQKDQFVFDAQRDGYCQCRFKTDTLFRRLPI
- a CDS encoding CoA pyrophosphatase; this encodes MQPGTLPDHRLTAPALRQRFAEAPRPAVMRDDAAPARLRPAAVLVPLVERSDGLTVLLTRRTDHLHHHPGQVSFPGGRVEAGDLSPEMTALRETHEEIGLHPERVELLGALADYHTGTGFRVTPVVGLVQPPFDLVPDTFEVAEIFEVPLGFLIDPANRRQERLLIDGRERTYYAMPWQHYHIWGATAGMLVMLSRFLGEPR
- a CDS encoding YajQ family cyclic di-GMP-binding protein, which translates into the protein MPSFDITSEVDMVSLNNAIDSANKKITNRYDFKGTDARVEHKDKLLTLHGDNDFQLDQMKAILLPELTAKKIDVRCLEEEKVQKVGGNKVKQEIRVRVGVEQDLAKKIVKLIKDGKVKVQAAIQGESIRVSGKKRDDLQECIALVRKEITDYPLQYENFRD
- the istB gene encoding IS21-like element ISAzo17 family helper ATPase IstB; this encodes MNLQYERIQTLCQTLSLPLTAQGYAAAAQQAATDQLGYSDFLEQLLRAEAAGRHSRKQSMLTRLAGFPAIKTLEDFDYGFASGLKRSQLEELASLAFVERAENVVLVGPSGVGKTHLAIALGYRATQAGIKTRFTTAADLLLTLVLAHERNQLKSMMQRSINAYRLLIVDEIGYLPMTREQANLFFQVIAARYERGSLIVTSNLSFGQWDSTFAQDATLTAALLDRLLHHAHIVPISGESYRLKHQRKAGMVQPLAAAG